A region from the Rhodopseudomonas julia genome encodes:
- a CDS encoding Stf0 family sulfotransferase: MGEPPSPRELFRAVKKLNLLQRFQDARDVRIAADPACAEFLRSYRNGAYAALLLEKKSAASGGVDTGHLIAVSTEDETRLKHELVDRFPHAAVAGFIGDAALRAAAHADPLADDAGILTEPEPRNLYTVICGPRTGSTWFVNLLRETGWLGRPTEHLRPLIVFMARHRNRLGVDLSRWLALLIRQEQEDGVFGTKIIDDFAISLAPFVDSNERAMVERLAAKAHIIRLRRRDRVAQAVSEYIAEATTVWHVRKNEAMAAYSEAKETVAYDYERILASYERHRAAEAAIDNWLRATGRPALDVFYEDVLAAPEERLAEIFSFLRGEPAPTLQVSSTRYQRLGDGVNEEMARRFRAEFGLQTSSS, from the coding sequence ATGGGTGAACCGCCAAGCCCGCGGGAGTTGTTTCGCGCCGTTAAGAAACTCAATCTCTTGCAGCGTTTCCAGGACGCAAGAGATGTCCGCATCGCCGCGGATCCCGCCTGTGCCGAATTCTTGAGGAGTTACCGGAACGGAGCCTATGCCGCCCTTCTTCTCGAAAAGAAATCGGCGGCATCCGGGGGTGTCGATACGGGCCACCTCATCGCCGTATCCACCGAAGACGAAACGCGCCTGAAACACGAGCTGGTTGATCGCTTTCCTCACGCGGCCGTCGCCGGCTTCATCGGCGACGCAGCTCTCAGAGCGGCGGCACACGCCGATCCCCTTGCTGACGATGCTGGCATCCTTACCGAGCCCGAGCCCCGCAACCTCTATACGGTCATCTGCGGGCCCCGCACCGGCTCGACCTGGTTCGTCAATCTCCTGCGCGAAACGGGATGGCTCGGTCGGCCCACGGAGCATCTGCGTCCGCTGATCGTGTTCATGGCCCGCCACCGCAACCGTCTTGGGGTAGATCTCAGCCGTTGGCTCGCCCTTCTTATACGTCAGGAGCAGGAAGACGGGGTCTTCGGGACCAAAATCATCGACGACTTCGCCATTTCCCTTGCGCCCTTTGTCGACAGCAACGAACGGGCAATGGTTGAGCGCCTCGCCGCGAAAGCACACATCATCCGCCTTCGTCGACGCGATCGTGTGGCACAGGCAGTGTCGGAATATATCGCGGAAGCGACTACGGTCTGGCATGTGCGCAAAAACGAAGCGATGGCCGCCTACAGCGAGGCGAAAGAAACCGTCGCCTACGACTATGAGCGTATCCTCGCCTCCTATGAGCGACACAGGGCCGCTGAAGCTGCAATCGATAACTGGCTTCGCGCCACGGGACGGCCAGCACTCGATGTCTTCTACGAAGACGTTCTCGCCGCGCCGGAAGAGCGCCTTGCCGAGATCTTCAGCTTTCTGAGAGGCGAGCCCGCCCCCACCTTGCAGGTGTCATCAACGCGCTACCAGCGGCTCGGTGACGGGGTGAACGAAGAGATGGCACGCCGCTTTCGTGCAGAATTCGGCCTCCAGACATCCTCGTCGTAG
- a CDS encoding heparin lyase I family protein — translation MRYCLPLLFAGLWLSLSSSSGQAKMLRENFESGALDPAVLYYKDNFEQRAGSYRFVQGAGRNGSTAIELTLKEHCPPKAEDCSERAELWESKSAHLPYGTPVWYRFSVRFVGPRPNGDHRHVLAQWKRTIPKGVPGNSSPFLALRLRDGKLFFTVETELLTPLLSADGAKIYPCRPGETEVWNRPYDSQSRGWVIAEGGDRPARHAEYDACTDELRVTRFLPVLPEADDGWFNIIAFTRAGPDGDGRIELFVNGARVAQVTGRIGHHHLGPNQYFKFGPYRDAGDGTWSLLFDDFARSENCTDMLAEEICRDLGL, via the coding sequence ATGCGCTATTGTCTGCCGCTGCTGTTTGCCGGCCTTTGGCTGTCGCTCTCTTCTTCGTCCGGGCAGGCGAAAATGCTGCGCGAGAATTTTGAAAGCGGCGCGCTCGATCCTGCCGTGCTCTATTACAAAGACAATTTCGAACAGCGTGCCGGCAGCTATCGCTTTGTGCAGGGCGCAGGGCGGAACGGCTCGACGGCGATTGAGCTTACGCTCAAGGAGCATTGTCCGCCAAAGGCCGAAGATTGCAGCGAGCGTGCCGAATTGTGGGAATCGAAAAGCGCCCATCTGCCTTACGGAACGCCCGTCTGGTACCGCTTTTCGGTGCGCTTCGTCGGTCCCCGTCCGAATGGCGATCACCGACACGTCTTGGCGCAATGGAAGCGTACGATTCCGAAGGGCGTTCCGGGGAATTCAAGCCCCTTCCTCGCTCTGAGGCTTCGAGACGGAAAGCTCTTCTTCACTGTCGAAACCGAACTTCTGACGCCGCTCCTCTCCGCTGACGGGGCCAAGATCTACCCCTGTCGGCCGGGCGAGACGGAGGTCTGGAACCGCCCCTATGACAGTCAAAGCCGTGGCTGGGTGATTGCCGAAGGGGGTGATCGCCCCGCGCGCCATGCGGAATACGATGCGTGCACGGACGAGCTCCGCGTGACACGCTTCCTGCCGGTCCTGCCGGAGGCCGACGATGGCTGGTTCAATATCATCGCTTTCACGCGCGCCGGACCCGACGGTGACGGCCGCATCGAACTTTTCGTCAACGGCGCGCGCGTTGCCCAGGTGACAGGCCGCATCGGTCATCACCATCTCGGCCCGAATCAGTATTTCAAATTTGGTCCCTACCGCGATGCGGGCGACGGCACCTGGTCGCTCCTTTTCGATGATTTCGCGCGCAGCGAGAATTGCACCGACATGTTGGCAGAAGAAATTTGTCGCGACCTTGGTCTGTGA
- a CDS encoding glycosyltransferase family protein, with protein sequence MRALIWVQHLLGVGHAVRAGAIARALCEESAAVTLATGASLPGSVDTQGFDVIRLPAARASDPAFSAIIDEDGGEVDDAFWQRRRDILLALIDVVDPDIVVTEAFPLARRAFRAELVPFLQKLRAKPRQPFIAASVRDILVRKPPDKERAMADLALAYYDKILIHSDPQLVRLEHSFGEAERLAPLVTYTGFVNSSSNVPAPSGAGEGEVIVSCGGGAVGRAILQAALSARLHSSNAGTCLWRVLAGPHLSPEDFAALTKAAPPGVIVERARRDFPDLLTRARLSVSQAGYNTAVDILQARVPALLVPFAAGSETEQTQRADLFAGHGLAVALPEKTLSAETLARAADEAMQLKPKAVEFSLDGAKKTAKLLIAAAKRGS encoded by the coding sequence ATGCGGGCGCTGATCTGGGTTCAGCATCTTCTGGGCGTCGGCCATGCCGTACGCGCCGGTGCGATTGCGCGCGCGCTTTGTGAAGAAAGTGCCGCCGTCACCCTCGCGACGGGGGCATCTTTGCCGGGCTCGGTCGATACACAGGGCTTCGATGTCATCAGATTGCCGGCCGCGCGGGCCTCTGACCCGGCCTTCAGCGCCATTATCGATGAAGATGGCGGGGAGGTGGACGATGCCTTCTGGCAACGGCGGCGCGACATCCTTCTCGCGCTCATCGACGTGGTTGATCCCGATATCGTGGTGACGGAGGCGTTCCCGCTGGCAAGGCGAGCTTTTCGGGCAGAGCTCGTCCCGTTTCTTCAGAAGTTGCGGGCAAAGCCCCGGCAACCCTTCATCGCTGCGTCGGTGCGCGACATCCTGGTGCGTAAGCCGCCCGACAAAGAAAGGGCGATGGCCGATCTCGCCCTCGCCTATTACGACAAGATCCTGATCCATTCAGATCCGCAGCTCGTCCGGCTGGAGCATAGTTTCGGGGAAGCGGAAAGGCTCGCTCCGCTCGTCACTTACACGGGGTTTGTCAATTCGAGCTCCAACGTGCCCGCACCGTCAGGCGCTGGCGAAGGCGAGGTGATCGTCTCATGCGGAGGTGGGGCGGTTGGACGTGCCATCCTGCAGGCCGCGCTTTCGGCGCGCCTGCATAGCTCCAATGCAGGGACGTGCCTTTGGCGGGTGCTCGCCGGCCCCCATTTAAGTCCTGAAGATTTTGCCGCCCTTACGAAGGCTGCCCCGCCGGGCGTTATCGTGGAGCGAGCACGGCGTGACTTTCCAGACCTTCTGACACGTGCGCGGCTGTCGGTGAGCCAGGCCGGCTACAACACTGCCGTCGACATCTTGCAGGCCAGAGTGCCGGCGCTCCTCGTACCCTTCGCGGCAGGATCCGAGACTGAGCAAACACAACGCGCTGACTTATTTGCCGGGCATGGGCTTGCCGTAGCCTTGCCAGAGAAAACCCTATCGGCGGAGACCCTTGCCAGGGCCGCGGACGAGGCGATGCAGCTTAAGCCAAAAGCTGTCGAGTTTTCGTTGGATGGCGCAAAAAAAACCGCCAAGCTTTTGATCGCGGCGGCGAAAAGAGGATCGTGA
- a CDS encoding polysaccharide deacetylase family protein, whose translation MEDAERFCARLDAAAETGRALSFWWRDDDATEPTPELDRLAGLFGEIEETKRPPLGLAVIPDGARPALVDRLAREPHIAILQHGLAHRNHAQDGEKKSEFPLSRPLTNCLADVKTGRTRLLQLFDGKLLPVFVPPWNNVSPPVVEGLSTLGIRGLSRLGPTRGVPGECNTHLDIIEWRETRGFIGRKAAFALLTEEAERRLAGASEPIGILTHHLAHDEACWDFSCELLTLLASHPGATFPPLQELFALQEPGYPSIHG comes from the coding sequence ATGGAAGATGCGGAGCGGTTTTGCGCGCGTTTGGACGCGGCAGCAGAGACCGGAAGGGCGCTTTCCTTCTGGTGGCGCGACGACGATGCGACCGAACCGACGCCCGAACTCGACAGGCTGGCGGGGCTTTTCGGCGAGATCGAAGAGACGAAGCGTCCGCCGCTCGGCCTCGCCGTGATCCCGGACGGTGCGCGCCCGGCGCTCGTCGACCGCCTCGCACGCGAGCCCCATATCGCCATCCTGCAACACGGACTTGCACACAGAAACCATGCGCAGGACGGGGAAAAGAAGTCGGAGTTTCCGCTATCCCGTCCCCTGACGAATTGTCTTGCCGACGTGAAGACCGGTCGCACCCGGTTGCTGCAGCTCTTCGACGGCAAGCTCCTCCCCGTCTTCGTGCCGCCATGGAACAATGTCTCACCCCCCGTAGTAGAGGGCTTGTCGACCCTCGGAATCCGCGGCCTGTCGCGTCTCGGTCCGACAAGGGGAGTCCCTGGAGAGTGCAACACCCATCTCGATATCATCGAGTGGCGAGAGACGCGCGGTTTCATCGGCCGCAAGGCGGCCTTCGCCCTTCTCACGGAGGAGGCTGAGAGGCGGCTCGCCGGCGCCAGCGAACCGATCGGCATTCTCACCCACCATCTCGCCCATGACGAAGCCTGCTGGGACTTCTCCTGCGAATTGCTGACGCTCCTCGCGAGTCACCCCGGAGCAACCTTTCCGCCGCTTCAGGAGCTTTTTGCGCTGCAGGAGCCGGGATACCCGTCGATCCATGGGTGA